Genomic window (Sandaracinaceae bacterium):
GGCGAGCGGGACCGGCGCGCCGACGGAGGAGCCGTCGAGGGCGAGCCGCTGGAGCGTCAGCACGCCCCCCGTCGTGTAGGCGACGACGAGCTCGGCGCCGGTCCACACCATGCCGCGAACCTTGTCGAAGCCGATGAGCCGCAGCGCGGTCGGCGCGGTGGCGACGTGCGACGCGCTCGCGTCGTAGCGGGAGACGTGGATCGCGTCCTCTCCAGCCGCGTTTCGCGCCGCGAAGACCCAGACGTACTCGGTGCCCGTCCACACCCCACGCGACGCCTCCGGCGGGGAGACGGGGTCCGTGGCGGGTCGGGACACGCGATCCCACGCGAGATCCGCGGTGGCGCAGCGGTCCACCCCGATCGGCCCGGGCATGCCGCCGTCGAGCACGCCGCCGTCCATCGGCGTCCGGCACGAGGGCTCGTCGGTGACCCCGTCGCAGTCGTTGTCGACGCCGTCGTCGCACACCTCCACGACCGGAACACAATCACATCCTTCATTGACGAGCCCGTCGCAGTCGTCGTCGAGGTCGTTCTCGCAGTTCTCGGCCGAGGGGCCCACCGCGTCGAGGCAGGCCGACCAGACGCCGTCTTCGCCACAGGTCTGGTCGCCGGCCCGGCAGATCCCGGCCATCGGGAACTCGCCCGCGCACGAGCGCGTCGCGCCGGCCTCACAGGCGCAGCCCTCGTCGACCGCGCCGTCGCAGTCGTCGTCGCTCCCGTCGCACCCTTGCTCCCCGGGAGTGACGTCCCCGCTGCACACGCCCCAGGCGCCGAACTCGACCGAGTCGTCGACGTCGCAGCGCTGCACGCCGTCGGCGCAGGTGCCGACGCGGCGGTTGGGGTAGCGCCCGCTGAAGCAGGCCTGCGTCTCACCCGCGCCGCAGGGGCAGCCCTCGTCGATGCGGCCGTCGACGTCGTCGTCCATGCCGTTGCCGCACTCGTCGTACGGGCCAGACGGGATCGGCGGCGTGGTGCCGTCGAAGCGACCCGCGTCGCTCTCACCGACGTTGGAGGTCATCGAGCAGGCGGTGCTCGCGAGCAGGATCGAGATGGGGATCAGGCAGTGGCGCATCCGAGTTTCCTCTCTTCGCCGGGAGATGTGCGTGGAGGGCGCGGCTTCCCAACCCGCGCGACGATTTTCATCGGTCGACGAGGCTCCTGACGCGTGGCGCGTGCGCGGAGTGGGGCCAGCGCGAGAGAAACGCGTCCGCCCGTGTGCGCGCCGCGGCCGGGCTCCCGGATCGGCTCAGCGCCTCGATCGCGATGAGCTCGCGCTCCTGGGTCAGGGCTCCCTCCGGGTAGCGCCGCTGGTGGCGCCCGGCCCAGCGCAGGGCGGCCCGCGGCGAGGT
Coding sequences:
- a CDS encoding MopE-related protein, producing the protein MRHCLIPISILLASTACSMTSNVGESDAGRFDGTTPPIPSGPYDECGNGMDDDVDGRIDEGCPCGAGETQACFSGRYPNRRVGTCADGVQRCDVDDSVEFGAWGVCSGDVTPGEQGCDGSDDDCDGAVDEGCACEAGATRSCAGEFPMAGICRAGDQTCGEDGVWSACLDAVGPSAENCENDLDDDCDGLVNEGCDCVPVVEVCDDGVDNDCDGVTDEPSCRTPMDGGVLDGGMPGPIGVDRCATADLAWDRVSRPATDPVSPPEASRGVWTGTEYVWVFAARNAAGEDAIHVSRYDASASHVATAPTALRLIGFDKVRGMVWTGAELVVAYTTGGVLTLQRLALDGSSVGAPVPLAGPHGFIAYNGSRVGVAYLGTGGRGLYFRTFDPSLAPTGPTVEVLPPSAGTGVANLDMGGHGLVWTGQRWIFAWSRTDTTAAHMAVLTDTAVESTRGASVPGAPSAALTVPTLAAGDDGGIWCFQRVYGMWDLSVHCQRFDALGAATEPALVLAPRASVMGVAVGAMRWGSGYVLVYASHEGGRSTSHVLRDGASSLEALAIPADMDRSSWGFAYWNSNFGEIIGAPDALVMSSRGDYASAPRSGNVAARVRLRCRP